The following proteins are encoded in a genomic region of Methylibium petroleiphilum PM1:
- a CDS encoding META domain-containing protein produces the protein MHPLRSTLAVMACLSLGACVVPIPVPAPAPSQPSPPASAPAPVPAPTPPNVAAAPDPAVLGAWRIEQARSEPLLDRSAARVDFGPDGQLAGNGSCNTLRGRYTLSGNTLKIGPIVTTRMACATQAMEQEDRVLTALERAATARVPPHGFLTLADADGAVLLRASRIDAKP, from the coding sequence ATGCACCCCCTGCGATCGACCCTTGCCGTGATGGCTTGCCTCAGCCTCGGCGCCTGCGTGGTGCCGATTCCCGTTCCGGCGCCGGCGCCTTCGCAACCTTCGCCGCCCGCTTCCGCCCCGGCGCCGGTCCCCGCGCCCACCCCACCGAACGTGGCTGCGGCGCCCGACCCGGCCGTGCTCGGCGCGTGGCGCATCGAGCAGGCCCGCAGCGAGCCGTTGCTGGATCGCAGCGCGGCCCGCGTCGACTTCGGGCCCGACGGCCAGCTCGCCGGCAACGGCAGCTGCAACACGCTGCGTGGTCGCTACACGCTCAGCGGCAACACGCTGAAGATCGGCCCCATCGTCACGACGCGCATGGCTTGCGCCACCCAGGCCATGGAGCAGGAAGACCGCGTGCTCACGGCGCTGGAGCGGGCCGCCACCGCACGAGTCCCGCCGCACGGTTTTCTGACGCTGGCCGATGCCGACGGTGCGGTGTTGCTGCGCGCATCGCGTATCGACGCGAAGCCCTGA
- a CDS encoding EamA family transporter codes for MSSLAPPLHLPRPGLTPLVIACLAATWLVWGSTYLAIKFALISFPPFLQMGSRFFVAGALLAAWMRWVKRAPWPNARQWRNALLVGALMLGGGMGGTAYAEQSVGSGLVVAFIAVVPVMMAAGLMLWRVFPSRLEAAGIAIGLGGVLMLTQGAGFQASAAGLTAIALACLTWTAGSLLSQRRTPLAPGAMGFASEMLCGGAVLLAMAALHGEYATFARQWPPAPLAVAAWLYLVVFGSLIAFNAYMLLLAKASPGLASSYCFVNPVIALLLGVWLGGETVSGYEWAAAGVVLVGVVLLLAGRRPAAA; via the coding sequence ATGAGTTCGCTGGCCCCTCCCCTGCACCTGCCGCGCCCTGGGCTGACGCCGCTGGTGATCGCCTGCCTCGCCGCCACCTGGCTGGTCTGGGGGTCGACCTACCTCGCGATCAAGTTCGCGCTGATCAGCTTCCCGCCCTTCCTGCAGATGGGCTCGCGTTTCTTCGTCGCCGGCGCGTTGCTGGCCGCGTGGATGCGCTGGGTGAAGCGTGCGCCGTGGCCGAATGCCCGGCAGTGGCGGAACGCACTGCTGGTCGGCGCGCTGATGCTCGGCGGAGGCATGGGCGGCACCGCCTATGCCGAGCAGAGCGTGGGCTCCGGCCTCGTGGTCGCCTTCATCGCCGTGGTGCCGGTCATGATGGCGGCCGGCCTGATGCTGTGGCGCGTATTCCCGAGCCGACTGGAGGCGGCCGGCATCGCCATCGGCCTGGGCGGGGTGCTGATGCTGACCCAGGGCGCCGGCTTCCAGGCCTCGGCCGCCGGCCTGACGGCGATCGCGCTGGCCTGCCTGACCTGGACCGCCGGCAGCCTGCTGAGCCAGCGCCGCACGCCGCTGGCGCCCGGCGCGATGGGCTTCGCGAGCGAGATGCTCTGCGGCGGCGCGGTGCTGCTGGCGATGGCCGCGCTGCATGGCGAATACGCCACGTTCGCTCGCCAGTGGCCCCCGGCACCACTGGCCGTGGCGGCCTGGCTCTACCTGGTGGTGTTCGGCTCGCTGATCGCCTTCAACGCCTACATGCTGCTGCTCGCGAAGGCGTCGCCGGGACTGGCGTCGAGCTACTGCTTCGTGAACCCGGTGATCGCACTGCTGCTCGGCGTGTGGCTCGGCGGCGAGACCGTCAGCGGCTACGAGTGGGCCGCGGCCGGCGTGGTGCTGGTCGGCGTGGTGCTGCTGCTCGCCGGTCGGCGGCCCGCGGCGGCCTGA
- a CDS encoding Lrp/AsnC family transcriptional regulator → MSAAMSLDAYDTRILAELQAEARLSMAELGRRVHLSQPAVTERVRKLEAAGVITGYRATVNLQALGYGIRAMIRVGRAEYARVVKLVQQTPEVINAYNVTGEDSWILEIAVIDVAHLDAVVTRFCILAETSTAIILNPAREHQPMLPPRREDVKPPIRKVENA, encoded by the coding sequence ATGTCCGCCGCGATGAGTCTCGACGCCTACGACACGCGCATCCTGGCCGAACTGCAGGCCGAGGCCCGGCTGAGCATGGCCGAGCTGGGCCGGCGCGTCCACCTGAGCCAGCCCGCCGTGACCGAGCGCGTGCGCAAGCTCGAGGCGGCCGGCGTCATCACCGGCTACCGCGCCACGGTCAACCTGCAGGCGCTGGGCTACGGCATCCGCGCGATGATCCGCGTGGGCCGCGCCGAGTACGCGCGGGTGGTGAAGCTGGTGCAGCAGACGCCCGAGGTCATCAATGCCTACAACGTGACCGGCGAGGACAGCTGGATCCTCGAGATCGCCGTGATCGACGTGGCGCATCTCGACGCGGTGGTCACCAGGTTCTGCATCCTCGCCGAGACCTCGACCGCCATCATCCTCAACCCCGCGCGCGAGCACCAGCCGATGCTGCCGCCGCGCCGCGAGGACGTGAAACCCCCGATCAGGAAAGTGGAGAACGCATGA
- the rraA gene encoding ribonuclease E activity regulator RraA has product MSRPALEFAVCDLCDEHKNDTDGAFRVLPPVFHSYGGVAKFAGPVSTVKCFEDNSLVKLALDEPGQGRVLVVDGGGSLRRALVGGNIGAAAAKNGWAGVLVNGCVRDAAELAASAVGIRALALMPLPTEKRNEGQRDVAVQVQGVWVRVGDWLYADEDGVVVMPSPAG; this is encoded by the coding sequence ATGAGCCGCCCGGCCCTCGAATTTGCAGTTTGCGACCTGTGCGACGAGCACAAGAACGACACCGACGGCGCCTTCCGCGTGCTGCCGCCGGTGTTCCACAGCTACGGCGGCGTCGCCAAGTTCGCCGGGCCGGTGAGCACGGTGAAGTGCTTCGAGGACAACAGCCTGGTGAAGCTCGCGCTCGACGAACCCGGCCAGGGCCGCGTGCTGGTGGTCGACGGCGGCGGCTCGCTGCGCCGCGCGCTGGTCGGCGGCAACATCGGCGCGGCCGCCGCGAAGAACGGCTGGGCCGGCGTGCTGGTGAACGGCTGCGTGCGCGACGCGGCGGAACTGGCGGCCAGCGCGGTGGGCATCCGCGCGCTGGCGCTGATGCCGCTGCCGACCGAGAAGCGCAACGAGGGCCAGCGCGACGTGGCGGTGCAGGTGCAGGGCGTGTGGGTGCGGGTGGGAGACTGGCTGTATGCCGATGAAGACGGCGTCGTCGTGATGCCGTCGCCGGCCGGTTGA
- the mprF gene encoding bifunctional lysylphosphatidylglycerol flippase/synthetase MprF: MTEPSPASLLGPRPPAPWLGEWWPRLRPWVLTTLAMLLAGAVALALQGLLREVRYADVMAAMHATPPSDIAFALLATAASYLALAGYDASALVYAGARVGRSTVLLTSFVAYALANTIGLGPLTGGAVRMRLYAAAGLAPPQIARVIAFNAAAFTLGITAFGALGLLWGADDVASLLHTRPGGLRAGAAVLLLALAVFLVLCLRQRTLNVGPRWTLRLPSAGLALRQLVISALELGASAAALWFLLPDDRIALPTFMAFYAIAITAGILSHVPGGVGVFEAVMLLASGAHVPTEAMLGALLLYRGLYYVLPLVLATALLASYELRSGVAAPVGRLAVRLSPRLMAALTLVAGLWLLVSGVTPVTEDARQILAALDLPLPLIEASHFLGSVAGLGLLLVARGLLHRLDAAWWAALVLAVVAAVLALPKGIALHEAALLSTLALLLLISRRQFDRRSSLFAQRLEPGWLLALGGVIAACVWVLFFAYQEVAYSNRLWWQFELDAHAPRSLRALMGVALIGLAFGLWQLLRPPAGGAAPATAEEIARAAAVVRSSPSSDGCYALVGDKHLLFSPSGRSFLMFGKQGRSWVSLFGPMGDAREWPDLVWRFVELAAAHGGRAAFYQVRPVALPLYLDCGLQAFKLGEHAHVTLPDFDLKGAKRANLRSGVNRGEREGLSFEVLPPAAVGAALPELHAVSDAWLGQQKSREKGFSVGRFDERYLQQLPVAVVRREGRIIAFANLLATDAKDEASIDLMRHLPESPPGTMDFLFAKIMLYLQAQGYQRFGLGMSPMAGMAERRRAPRWQRLGRLLFEHGERFYNFRGLHRFKDKFEPVWEARYLAAPGGVAPLFVLVDVAALIGGGVKGVIAK, from the coding sequence GTGACCGAGCCCAGCCCCGCGTCGCTGCTCGGACCCCGACCGCCCGCGCCCTGGCTGGGCGAGTGGTGGCCGCGCCTGCGGCCCTGGGTGCTCACGACACTGGCCATGCTGCTGGCGGGTGCCGTGGCGCTGGCGCTGCAGGGCCTGCTGCGCGAGGTGCGCTATGCCGACGTGATGGCCGCGATGCACGCCACGCCGCCGTCGGACATCGCGTTCGCGCTGCTCGCCACCGCGGCGAGCTACCTCGCGCTGGCCGGGTATGACGCGTCGGCGCTGGTCTATGCAGGCGCCAGGGTCGGGCGCAGCACGGTGCTGCTGACCTCGTTCGTCGCCTACGCGCTGGCCAACACCATCGGCCTCGGCCCGCTTACCGGCGGCGCGGTGCGGATGCGGCTGTACGCCGCGGCCGGACTGGCGCCGCCGCAGATCGCGCGGGTGATCGCCTTCAACGCTGCCGCGTTCACGCTGGGCATCACCGCCTTCGGCGCGCTCGGGCTGCTGTGGGGGGCCGACGACGTGGCGTCGCTGCTGCACACGCGGCCAGGAGGCTTGCGCGCCGGCGCCGCGGTGCTGCTGCTGGCGCTGGCTGTCTTTCTGGTGCTGTGCCTGCGGCAGCGCACGCTGAATGTGGGCCCGCGCTGGACGCTGCGGCTGCCGTCGGCGGGCCTGGCGTTGCGCCAGCTGGTGATCTCGGCGCTCGAGCTCGGCGCGTCGGCCGCGGCACTGTGGTTCCTGCTGCCCGACGACCGCATCGCGCTGCCGACCTTCATGGCCTTCTATGCCATCGCGATCACGGCCGGCATCCTGAGCCATGTGCCAGGCGGCGTGGGCGTGTTCGAGGCGGTGATGCTGCTGGCCAGCGGCGCGCACGTGCCGACCGAGGCGATGCTGGGCGCCTTGCTGCTCTACCGCGGTCTCTACTACGTGCTGCCGCTGGTGCTCGCCACGGCGCTGCTGGCGTCCTACGAACTGCGCTCCGGCGTGGCCGCGCCGGTCGGCCGTCTGGCGGTGCGCCTCAGTCCTCGGTTGATGGCTGCGCTGACGCTGGTGGCCGGCCTGTGGCTGCTGGTCTCGGGCGTCACGCCGGTGACCGAGGATGCGCGGCAGATCCTCGCAGCGCTCGACCTGCCGCTGCCGCTGATCGAGGCCTCGCATTTCCTCGGTAGCGTCGCCGGCCTGGGGTTGCTGCTGGTCGCGCGCGGGCTGCTGCACCGGCTCGACGCGGCCTGGTGGGCGGCGCTGGTGCTGGCGGTCGTGGCGGCGGTGCTGGCGCTGCCCAAGGGCATTGCGCTGCACGAGGCGGCGCTGCTGTCGACGCTGGCGCTGCTGCTGCTGATCTCGCGCCGGCAGTTCGACCGCCGCTCCTCGCTGTTCGCGCAGCGTCTCGAGCCCGGGTGGCTGCTGGCGTTGGGCGGCGTGATCGCCGCCTGCGTGTGGGTGCTGTTCTTCGCCTATCAGGAGGTCGCCTACAGCAACCGGCTGTGGTGGCAGTTCGAGCTCGACGCGCATGCGCCGCGCTCGCTGCGCGCGCTGATGGGCGTGGCATTGATCGGCCTGGCGTTCGGCCTCTGGCAGTTGCTGCGCCCGCCGGCCGGCGGCGCGGCGCCGGCCACGGCCGAGGAGATCGCGCGCGCGGCGGCGGTGGTGCGGAGCAGCCCGTCGTCCGACGGCTGCTATGCGCTGGTCGGCGACAAGCACCTGCTGTTCTCGCCGTCGGGCCGCAGCTTCCTGATGTTCGGCAAGCAGGGCCGCTCCTGGGTGTCGCTGTTCGGCCCGATGGGTGACGCGCGCGAGTGGCCCGACCTGGTGTGGCGCTTCGTCGAACTGGCGGCGGCGCATGGAGGCCGCGCGGCCTTCTACCAGGTCCGGCCGGTCGCGCTGCCGCTCTACCTGGACTGCGGCCTGCAGGCCTTCAAGCTGGGCGAGCATGCGCACGTCACCTTGCCCGACTTCGATCTCAAGGGTGCCAAGCGCGCCAACCTGCGCTCCGGCGTGAACCGCGGGGAGCGCGAGGGCCTGAGCTTCGAGGTGCTGCCGCCGGCGGCGGTGGGCGCGGCGCTGCCGGAACTGCACGCCGTGTCCGATGCCTGGCTCGGCCAGCAGAAGTCGCGCGAGAAGGGCTTCTCGGTCGGCCGCTTCGACGAGCGCTACCTGCAGCAACTGCCGGTCGCCGTGGTGCGGCGCGAAGGCCGCATCATCGCTTTCGCCAACCTGCTAGCGACCGACGCGAAGGACGAGGCCAGCATCGATTTGATGCGCCACCTGCCGGAGTCGCCGCCCGGCACGATGGACTTCCTGTTCGCCAAGATCATGCTGTACCTGCAGGCCCAGGGCTACCAGCGCTTCGGCCTGGGCATGTCGCCGATGGCCGGCATGGCCGAACGGCGCCGCGCGCCGCGCTGGCAGCGGCTGGGGCGGCTGCTGTTCGAGCACGGCGAGCGCTTCTACAACTTCCGCGGCCTGCACAGGTTCAAGGACAAGTTCGAGCCGGTCTGGGAGGCGCGCTACCTAGCCGCACCCGGCGGCGTGGCGCCGCTGTTCGTGCTGGTCGACGTGGCCGCATTGATTGGCGGCGGCGTCAAGGGCGTGATCGCCAAATGA